From a region of the Paraburkholderia caribensis genome:
- a CDS encoding aldehyde dehydrogenase family protein: MKAPHWIAGAWVGVPSVDSINPATGESIGQFADGGAAQADAAIAAARKVFDRTTWAQDARLRQDVLLAWAGALDAQREPLATLLTRENGKAIAQSRGEVAAAISEVRYYAGLARHIAGHVLEPEPGTISTMLREAAGVAAIFVPWNAPAVLLVRSLAPALAAGCTAIVKSAPQTPLVIAAMLRCFEQTALPKGAVNLVNEIGYAAGERLVESHDVDVVSFTGSTATGKKIMAAAAESMKKLSLELGGKSCCVVFEDADVAAIAPRIARAATIISGQQCTAARRVLVHARRAAEMREHLTRALEALKVGDGINEAMDIGPLIDAATRDAVDQTIARACDEADRVLLRGTRSGHAFLSPTLIEHRDPKAFFCQEEIFGPFVTLETFDTEAQAIDRANDTVFGLSASVWTNDGARAFRIARALRNGTVWINDHNKLFAEAETGGYRQSGLGRLHGYDALADFTEIKHICMPAGVAEGIAPLR; this comes from the coding sequence ATGAAAGCACCACACTGGATAGCCGGCGCATGGGTCGGCGTGCCTTCGGTCGACAGCATCAACCCCGCTACGGGCGAAAGCATCGGCCAGTTCGCCGACGGCGGGGCGGCGCAAGCCGATGCGGCCATCGCCGCGGCACGGAAGGTGTTCGACCGCACGACGTGGGCACAGGACGCGCGCCTGCGTCAGGACGTGCTGCTCGCATGGGCCGGCGCACTGGATGCGCAACGCGAGCCGCTTGCGACCCTGCTTACGCGCGAAAACGGCAAGGCAATCGCGCAGTCGCGCGGAGAGGTCGCCGCCGCGATTTCCGAGGTCCGATATTACGCGGGACTCGCTCGGCACATCGCGGGGCACGTGCTGGAACCAGAGCCGGGAACGATCTCGACAATGCTGCGTGAGGCCGCTGGCGTCGCAGCCATCTTCGTGCCATGGAATGCGCCCGCGGTGTTGCTGGTGCGCTCGCTCGCGCCCGCGCTCGCCGCCGGCTGCACGGCAATCGTCAAATCCGCCCCACAGACCCCGCTAGTTATCGCAGCCATGCTGCGCTGCTTCGAGCAGACCGCGCTGCCGAAGGGCGCAGTGAACCTCGTCAACGAGATCGGCTATGCGGCAGGCGAACGGCTGGTCGAATCACATGACGTCGACGTGGTGAGTTTCACGGGATCAACCGCGACGGGCAAGAAGATCATGGCGGCCGCCGCCGAAAGCATGAAGAAGCTCTCGCTGGAACTCGGCGGCAAGTCGTGCTGCGTCGTCTTCGAGGATGCGGACGTCGCCGCGATCGCGCCGCGTATCGCGCGAGCCGCGACGATCATCTCAGGTCAGCAATGCACTGCTGCGCGGCGGGTGCTCGTACATGCCCGGCGAGCGGCGGAGATGCGTGAGCATCTGACGCGTGCGCTCGAAGCGCTGAAAGTAGGCGACGGCATCAACGAGGCAATGGACATCGGTCCGCTAATCGACGCGGCCACGCGCGACGCAGTCGATCAAACCATTGCCCGCGCCTGCGACGAAGCCGATCGCGTACTGCTGCGCGGCACGCGCTCAGGACACGCGTTCCTCTCGCCAACGCTCATCGAACACCGCGACCCGAAAGCATTCTTCTGTCAGGAAGAAATTTTCGGACCGTTCGTCACGCTGGAGACGTTTGACACTGAAGCGCAGGCAATCGACAGAGCCAACGACACCGTATTTGGCCTCTCCGCGAGCGTGTGGACCAACGACGGCGCCCGCGCGTTTCGCATCGCGCGCGCGCTGCGCAATGGCACGGTGTGGATCAACGATCACAACAAGCTCTTTGCCGAAGCGGAAACGGGTGGCTACCGGCAAAGCGGTCTCGGCCGCCTGCACGGCTACGATGCCCTCGCCGACTTCACGGAAATCAAGCACATCTGCATGCCGGCCGGCGTTGCGGAAGGTATCGCGCCGTTGCGGTGA
- a CDS encoding SDR family NAD(P)-dependent oxidoreductase, producing the protein MGSLTGKTALVTGAARGIGQAIALAFAKEGAHVAVLDRRKEDAEQTAARIRDLGVRGVAISADVGEESQVNAAVDTAIAALGRIDILVNNAGIESASLVADMPTEMWDRMMLINLRSVFLCTRAVLPGMRARKHGRIINISSQLAHKGAKELAHYAAAKAGVIGFTRSLAYEVADQGITANAICPGPVDTELFRSLPETFRRAKLAELPIGRAASVDEIAPAAVLLASDAGSYFLGATINPNGGDYMI; encoded by the coding sequence ATGGGGAGCCTGACCGGTAAGACTGCTTTGGTCACAGGCGCGGCGCGCGGAATTGGGCAAGCCATCGCCCTAGCCTTCGCGAAGGAAGGCGCACACGTCGCGGTACTTGATCGCCGGAAAGAAGACGCAGAGCAGACGGCAGCCCGTATCCGCGACCTCGGGGTAAGAGGCGTTGCTATCTCTGCTGATGTTGGCGAAGAATCGCAGGTGAACGCTGCGGTCGATACCGCTATCGCAGCGCTCGGCCGTATCGACATACTGGTCAACAACGCCGGAATCGAGTCCGCATCGCTCGTCGCCGATATGCCAACGGAAATGTGGGACAGGATGATGTTGATTAATCTGCGCAGTGTCTTCCTGTGTACGCGAGCTGTCCTCCCTGGCATGCGCGCGCGCAAGCACGGACGAATTATCAATATCAGCTCTCAGCTCGCACATAAAGGGGCGAAGGAACTTGCCCACTATGCTGCAGCGAAGGCCGGCGTAATCGGCTTTACACGCTCGCTCGCGTATGAGGTGGCGGACCAGGGAATCACTGCTAACGCGATCTGTCCAGGACCGGTCGACACGGAACTGTTCCGTAGCCTCCCCGAAACGTTTCGACGCGCCAAGCTCGCGGAATTGCCGATCGGACGAGCGGCTTCCGTCGACGAAATCGCGCCCGCTGCCGTATTGCTTGCGTCCGACGCCGGATCCTACTTCCTCGGCGCCACGATCAATCCTAACGGCGGCGACTATATGATCTGA
- a CDS encoding UbiD family decarboxylase, with protein sequence MNIRDAATHGTLSTFALPWASNRSETSALTLRDWLAHLAKTGRLATIERPVALEHELAAIAKRLDGTQAAFFTQPGGKGVPVVSGFMSKRGWIAEALGVEEAGLLARFSAAVAQPVASRVVDRADAPCQEIVHTNGIDLHALLPIPTHSEHDNGPYITAGLVIARNPRTGVQNVSINRIQVHGPDRMAILLLPRHLYAFQRDAEAAGDALDVAIVIGVDPLTMLASQAITPIDHDELEIAGALHGAPLPVARCVTSGVHVPAFAEIVIEGRILPNVREPEGPFGEFPKYYSAKEAREVIEVTAVTHRRDPIFHTIVPAEMEHLLLGAIPREATLLAHLQRSHPAVKDVHLSVGGVCRYHLWVQFDKKREGEAKNVILCAFGAHYDIKQVVVVDTDVNVHDPAEIEWAIATRFQADRDLVVIAGAQGSPLDPSTTVGLPDDAPSHLQGVSAKMGLDATRPVVYPEHVFTRVRIPGQDTVDLHALVAADNSAFDAYVSRDHG encoded by the coding sequence ATGAATATTCGCGACGCCGCGACGCACGGCACCCTTTCCACCTTTGCTCTTCCGTGGGCCTCGAATCGTTCAGAGACGTCAGCGCTCACGCTGCGCGACTGGCTCGCGCATCTCGCGAAGACCGGCCGCCTGGCGACCATCGAGCGACCGGTTGCGCTCGAGCACGAGCTCGCCGCGATCGCCAAACGGCTTGACGGTACGCAGGCCGCTTTCTTCACGCAGCCCGGCGGCAAGGGCGTGCCGGTCGTCTCCGGCTTCATGTCGAAGCGCGGCTGGATCGCAGAGGCGCTGGGCGTCGAGGAAGCGGGCCTGCTCGCGCGCTTTTCGGCGGCGGTCGCGCAGCCGGTCGCATCGCGGGTGGTCGATCGAGCGGACGCGCCCTGTCAGGAGATCGTGCATACGAACGGCATCGATCTGCACGCATTGCTGCCCATTCCCACCCACAGCGAACACGACAACGGCCCGTACATCACCGCCGGTCTCGTGATCGCGCGCAATCCGCGCACCGGTGTGCAGAACGTCTCGATCAACCGCATTCAGGTGCACGGCCCCGATCGCATGGCGATCCTGTTGCTGCCGCGTCATCTCTACGCATTCCAGCGCGACGCGGAAGCCGCGGGCGATGCGCTCGACGTCGCCATCGTGATTGGTGTCGATCCCCTGACGATGCTCGCGTCGCAAGCGATCACGCCGATCGATCACGACGAACTCGAAATCGCGGGCGCGCTGCACGGTGCGCCGCTGCCTGTCGCGCGATGCGTGACGAGCGGCGTGCACGTGCCGGCGTTCGCGGAGATCGTCATTGAAGGGCGCATTCTGCCGAACGTGCGCGAGCCGGAAGGTCCGTTCGGCGAATTTCCGAAGTACTACAGCGCGAAGGAAGCACGCGAAGTCATCGAAGTGACGGCCGTCACGCATCGGCGCGATCCCATCTTTCATACGATCGTGCCCGCCGAAATGGAGCATCTGCTGCTCGGCGCGATTCCGCGCGAAGCCACGTTGCTCGCGCATCTTCAGCGCAGCCATCCCGCCGTGAAGGACGTGCATCTGTCGGTGGGCGGCGTGTGCCGCTATCACCTGTGGGTGCAATTCGACAAGAAGCGCGAAGGCGAAGCGAAGAACGTCATCCTGTGCGCGTTCGGCGCGCATTACGACATCAAGCAGGTCGTCGTCGTCGATACCGATGTGAACGTGCACGATCCCGCCGAAATCGAATGGGCGATCGCGACGCGCTTCCAGGCTGATCGCGACCTCGTCGTGATAGCAGGCGCGCAAGGTTCGCCGCTCGATCCATCGACGACGGTGGGTCTGCCCGACGATGCGCCGTCGCATCTGCAAGGCGTCAGCGCGAAGATGGGTCTCGATGCGACGCGCCCCGTCGTGTATCCCGAGCATGTGTTCACGCGCGTGCGCATACCGGGGCAGGACACGGTCGACCTGCACGCACTCGTCGCCGCTGACAACAGCGCGTTCGACGCTTATGTGTCGCGCGATCATGGCTGA
- a CDS encoding UbiX family flavin prenyltransferase, whose product MAERKKRIVVGISGASGAVIGVRLLAALRRLGTHETHLIVSSSGAVTAAQELGFTRGDLEAVADVVHNVRDIGAAVASGSFLTEGMVIAPCSMKTLAGVANGFADNLLTRAADVMLKERRRLVLVARETPLNLAHLRNMTLATEMGAIVMPPVPAFYAHPQTIDDVVDHTVGRILDLFGIEHDEIARRWSGLADEFGAGAARGVTS is encoded by the coding sequence ATGGCTGAACGAAAGAAGCGCATCGTCGTCGGCATTTCGGGCGCAAGCGGCGCGGTGATCGGCGTGCGTTTGCTCGCCGCGTTGCGCCGGCTCGGCACGCACGAGACGCATCTCATCGTGTCGTCGTCGGGCGCGGTGACGGCCGCACAGGAACTCGGCTTCACGCGCGGCGATCTCGAAGCCGTTGCCGACGTCGTGCACAACGTACGCGATATCGGCGCGGCCGTGGCGAGCGGATCGTTTCTGACGGAAGGCATGGTGATTGCGCCATGTTCGATGAAAACGCTCGCGGGCGTCGCAAACGGCTTCGCGGACAACCTGCTTACGCGTGCCGCCGATGTGATGCTCAAGGAGCGCCGCCGCCTCGTGCTGGTCGCGCGCGAAACGCCGCTCAATCTCGCGCATTTGCGCAACATGACGCTCGCCACGGAAATGGGCGCGATCGTGATGCCGCCGGTGCCCGCGTTCTACGCGCATCCGCAGACTATCGACGATGTGGTCGATCACACGGTCGGGCGAATTCTCGATCTGTTCGGCATCGAGCACGACGAGATTGCCCGCCGCTGGAGCGGTCTCGCAGATGAATTCGGCGCCGGCGCCGCACGAGGAGTAACGTCATGA
- a CDS encoding (2Fe-2S)-binding protein encodes MTRFNINGQAVSMDVEEDTPLLWVIRDDIGLTGTKFGCGIGMCGACTVHVGGRATRSCITPVSAIDGAQVTTIEGLDPAGEHPVQKAWQALQVPQCGYCQSGQIMQAVALLKDFPSPTDQDIDAVMSGNLCRCMTYVRIRAAIKQAAAALRSDATHD; translated from the coding sequence ATGACACGATTCAACATCAATGGCCAGGCCGTCTCCATGGATGTCGAGGAGGACACACCGCTCTTGTGGGTGATCCGTGACGATATCGGGTTGACCGGGACGAAATTCGGCTGCGGCATCGGCATGTGCGGCGCATGCACCGTACATGTTGGCGGGAGGGCGACGCGCTCCTGCATCACGCCGGTTAGCGCGATCGACGGCGCGCAGGTGACGACGATCGAGGGACTCGATCCCGCGGGCGAGCATCCGGTGCAAAAGGCCTGGCAAGCGCTGCAGGTGCCGCAATGCGGCTATTGCCAATCCGGGCAGATCATGCAGGCCGTAGCTTTGCTCAAGGATTTTCCGTCCCCCACCGACCAGGATATCGACGCGGTCATGTCCGGCAATCTCTGCCGTTGCATGACGTATGTGCGCATTCGCGCGGCGATCAAGCAAGCTGCAGCAGCCCTACGGAGTGACGCAACACATGACTAG
- a CDS encoding DUF3331 domain-containing protein, whose product MTMSHPSDVRLFELALLRLLCPDARPATPAVETSFKQKFRRRNSRRERSVDWVEWLPRPSQIVVQEVLSGHTLSVCWSDSQTGHYVDQIWRLGLARVEGACALSGRPIAFGDRVFRPRRTATCVPGNWNRMILASAVFDGFDRCCSQDCETGTLT is encoded by the coding sequence ATGACTATGAGTCATCCATCTGACGTTCGTCTGTTCGAGCTGGCGCTGTTGCGCCTTTTGTGTCCCGACGCGCGGCCTGCGACGCCTGCCGTCGAAACATCGTTCAAACAGAAGTTCCGCCGCCGTAATTCGCGGCGTGAACGCAGTGTCGACTGGGTCGAATGGCTGCCGCGACCGTCGCAGATTGTCGTTCAGGAGGTGTTGAGCGGTCACACCTTGAGCGTGTGCTGGAGCGATTCACAGACAGGGCATTACGTTGACCAGATCTGGCGGCTGGGACTGGCACGTGTCGAGGGCGCTTGCGCGCTTTCCGGCCGTCCGATCGCCTTTGGCGACCGGGTATTCCGCCCTCGACGTACCGCGACCTGCGTGCCCGGTAACTGGAACCGAATGATCCTCGCATCAGCCGTTTTCGATGGATTCGACCGTTGCTGCAGCCAGGATTGCGAGACCGGGACCCTCACGTAG
- a CDS encoding LysR family transcriptional regulator, translating into MDLKQIQYFIALFEDGSVTRAAKRLNIVQPALSMQIAKLEEELHQQLFERGAHGMAPTAAGRLMYRLFLPIMRDLAHARQQLQQRDEVVTGHVSIGLIASVTESVLADSLSRFHARYPHVEVTVADGFTATFIDWVAGGQLDAALINKPRARLSLDSQTLLDEEMVLATSVEHGPDLPHTIELAQLPELELVLPTKRHGLRGVLDTAAQHEDVLLAPRFEIDVLSTIVKLVESTRFATILPRIAVGRAVQRGTLRAHPILAPRIVRHIVRVSHPRRPLSAAAETLIEIIADELHRVSNASVTNAPLISKETA; encoded by the coding sequence ATGGACCTCAAGCAAATCCAGTACTTCATCGCGCTCTTCGAGGACGGATCGGTCACGCGCGCGGCCAAACGGCTGAACATCGTGCAGCCCGCACTCAGCATGCAGATCGCGAAGCTGGAGGAAGAGCTGCACCAGCAATTATTCGAGCGCGGCGCGCACGGCATGGCGCCGACGGCCGCCGGACGCCTGATGTATCGGCTCTTTCTGCCGATCATGCGCGACCTTGCGCACGCGCGGCAGCAGCTTCAGCAGCGCGACGAAGTGGTGACGGGGCATGTGAGCATTGGGCTCATCGCATCGGTGACGGAGAGCGTGCTTGCCGATTCGCTCTCGCGCTTTCATGCGCGTTATCCGCATGTCGAAGTGACGGTGGCGGACGGCTTCACCGCGACCTTCATTGACTGGGTCGCGGGTGGCCAACTCGATGCGGCCCTCATCAACAAGCCCCGCGCGCGCCTATCGCTGGATTCGCAGACGCTGCTCGATGAAGAAATGGTGCTGGCGACGAGCGTCGAGCACGGCCCTGACCTGCCGCACACGATCGAGCTTGCGCAGTTGCCCGAACTCGAACTCGTGTTGCCGACCAAGCGCCACGGCCTGCGCGGCGTGCTCGATACCGCCGCACAGCACGAAGACGTGCTGCTTGCGCCGCGTTTCGAAATCGACGTGCTCAGCACGATCGTGAAGCTCGTAGAGAGCACCCGCTTTGCGACGATCCTGCCGCGCATCGCCGTTGGGCGGGCCGTGCAGCGTGGGACACTGCGGGCCCATCCGATTCTCGCGCCACGCATCGTGCGGCATATCGTGCGCGTGAGCCACCCGCGCAGGCCGTTGTCCGCTGCGGCCGAGACGCTCATCGAGATCATCGCCGACGAACTGCATCGCGTGTCGAACGCATCCGTCACGAACGCCCCTCTTATCTCCAAGGAAACTGCATGA
- a CDS encoding xanthine dehydrogenase family protein molybdopterin-binding subunit, producing MTRPRFMCEGARPFTRRDFLIATLGAGAAFGFSGVAATAMDHTATDRVPPPAAVDLRFEPTVWFSIDGDGIVTVNIIRAEMGQHVGTALARILADELEADWDKVRIIHVDTDPKWGLMVTGGSWSTWQTWPVFSHAGAAGRIVLIEEGAKLLGVSTADCAARAGAVVAGSRSIAYGDIVKRGNLDRRYTPEELDKLPIKPASERRLVGKPVAALDVPEKTNGTARYGIDAKVAGMVYGRPKIPPTRNGSKVNSFDDSRARKVRGYIKTIVIDDPSDTVPGWVMVIAESYPAAIRAADLITVNWTPGPGATVSENNILDHAVQQIGRADSGVLLDTGSADTAAAFRAAKSTLEQTYTTATVLHFQLEPLNALAFEKDGIFEIHTGNQWQSLILPTLAKALDRPQTSIVLRTYRVGGGFGRRLNGDYAVPAALAAKALRRPVKMVLTRSDDARFDSVRSPSVQTLRMAFGEDGQVTAMEHAAAAGWPTQIMAAFFMPKGKGGAPYDPFAISGADHWYEVGAQKVRAISNDLANSTFRPGWLRSVGPGWTNWAVESFIDEAAHHTKTDPVAFRLRLLTAEGRNAGSAPNSVGGAHRQAEVVRRAAARAGWGAALPPDTGLGLATSFGQERDMPTWSACAARVRVDRQTGVVTVEKLTIVIDAGTIVDPGSARAQIEGGALWGLSMALYEGTVFENGQVKDTNLNTYTPLRIGDVPDMDISFVESTEVPVGLGEPATTIVGPAIANAIFVAVGARLRHIPITPEAVRLGISNKG from the coding sequence ATGACTAGGCCGCGCTTCATGTGCGAGGGTGCCCGACCGTTCACCCGCCGCGACTTCCTGATCGCCACGCTAGGCGCGGGAGCCGCGTTCGGGTTTTCAGGCGTCGCCGCCACTGCGATGGACCACACGGCGACCGACAGGGTGCCGCCACCTGCCGCTGTCGATCTCCGGTTCGAGCCGACCGTGTGGTTCTCCATCGACGGTGACGGCATCGTCACCGTCAACATCATCCGCGCAGAAATGGGCCAGCACGTCGGCACCGCGCTCGCCCGTATCCTGGCCGACGAGCTGGAGGCCGATTGGGATAAGGTCCGAATCATCCATGTCGACACGGATCCCAAATGGGGGTTAATGGTGACGGGCGGAAGCTGGTCGACCTGGCAGACGTGGCCGGTCTTCAGCCACGCGGGTGCGGCCGGCCGGATCGTCCTGATCGAGGAAGGCGCGAAGCTCCTGGGCGTATCGACGGCCGACTGCGCCGCCCGTGCCGGCGCGGTTGTGGCAGGAAGCCGTTCTATCGCGTATGGCGACATCGTTAAACGCGGTAATCTCGATCGCCGCTATACACCCGAGGAACTGGACAAACTGCCGATCAAGCCAGCTTCCGAGCGCCGTCTGGTGGGCAAACCGGTAGCCGCGCTGGACGTCCCCGAGAAGACGAACGGCACTGCGCGCTATGGCATCGACGCGAAAGTAGCCGGCATGGTCTACGGCAGGCCCAAGATCCCACCGACGCGCAACGGATCGAAAGTGAACTCGTTCGACGACAGCCGGGCGCGCAAGGTGAGAGGCTACATCAAGACCATCGTGATCGACGATCCGTCGGACACGGTGCCAGGCTGGGTGATGGTTATCGCGGAGAGCTATCCTGCTGCGATCCGGGCAGCTGATCTGATCACCGTCAACTGGACGCCTGGCCCCGGCGCAACCGTATCGGAGAACAATATTCTGGATCACGCCGTTCAGCAGATCGGACGGGCGGATAGCGGCGTGCTGCTCGACACCGGTAGCGCCGATACGGCTGCGGCCTTCCGCGCAGCTAAATCGACACTGGAGCAGACATACACCACCGCGACCGTGCTGCATTTCCAGCTCGAGCCGTTGAACGCGCTCGCGTTCGAGAAGGACGGCATCTTTGAAATCCACACTGGCAACCAGTGGCAAAGCCTGATCCTGCCGACGCTCGCCAAGGCGCTCGACCGGCCACAGACGAGTATCGTATTGCGTACCTATCGGGTCGGCGGCGGCTTTGGCCGACGGCTGAACGGCGACTACGCCGTGCCCGCCGCGCTCGCGGCGAAAGCGCTGCGCCGGCCGGTGAAGATGGTGCTGACTCGCTCAGACGACGCACGTTTCGATTCAGTCCGCTCCCCCTCGGTGCAGACATTGCGCATGGCCTTCGGGGAGGATGGCCAGGTGACGGCGATGGAGCATGCCGCCGCTGCGGGGTGGCCCACCCAGATCATGGCAGCCTTCTTCATGCCGAAGGGGAAGGGTGGCGCACCCTATGATCCTTTCGCCATTTCGGGCGCGGATCATTGGTATGAGGTCGGCGCACAGAAGGTCCGCGCTATTTCGAACGATCTTGCCAACAGCACATTCCGTCCCGGCTGGCTCCGTTCGGTGGGACCGGGTTGGACGAATTGGGCAGTGGAAAGCTTTATCGACGAGGCTGCCCACCACACGAAAACCGATCCCGTTGCCTTCCGTCTGAGGCTACTTACGGCTGAAGGGCGCAACGCCGGTTCTGCACCGAACTCCGTCGGCGGGGCGCACCGGCAAGCGGAGGTCGTTCGCCGAGCTGCCGCGCGCGCCGGCTGGGGCGCTGCGTTGCCGCCCGATACTGGCCTCGGCCTTGCCACCAGTTTCGGTCAGGAACGCGACATGCCGACCTGGTCGGCATGCGCGGCCCGCGTCCGCGTCGACAGGCAAACGGGTGTGGTCACGGTGGAGAAGCTGACGATCGTAATCGACGCTGGAACCATCGTCGATCCGGGAAGCGCGCGCGCGCAGATCGAAGGCGGCGCGCTTTGGGGGCTCAGCATGGCCCTGTACGAAGGCACCGTATTCGAGAACGGCCAGGTGAAGGACACCAATCTGAATACTTACACGCCGCTGCGCATCGGCGATGTGCCGGATATGGACATCAGTTTTGTGGAGAGCACCGAGGTGCCCGTCGGCTTGGGCGAGCCAGCGACAACCATCGTTGGCCCCGCCATCGCAAACGCTATTTTTGTCGCCGTGGGGGCTCGCCTTCGCCATATTCCCATCACGCCGGAAGCGGTGCGCCTTGGCATTTCGAACAAGGGGTAA
- a CDS encoding SDR family NAD(P)-dependent oxidoreductase: MSMTSSRTQKVVVVTGAGIGIGRATAKAFGALDYRVIVTDVLQAEGETVAAQIREAGGQAEFYPLDVRDTNACNGLVATVEKKYGAIDSVIANAGIAHRVPLDELTDEKWDLTMDIDLKGVFRIIRAALPGMKQRKSGSIVAVSSIMGVAYGWDEHAHYSAAKAGVVGLVRGLAVELGRHGIRVNGLAPGFIRTAQALSEQHSKGEAGLQAVSASIPLGRVGEPEDMADVITFMVSDKARYLTGQTIMVDGGLAIQSH, from the coding sequence ATGAGTATGACCAGTAGTCGGACCCAAAAGGTGGTTGTGGTCACCGGTGCCGGAATCGGGATCGGACGAGCCACTGCAAAGGCATTCGGCGCGTTGGACTATAGAGTGATCGTCACTGACGTTCTACAGGCAGAAGGAGAGACGGTCGCGGCGCAGATTCGGGAAGCCGGAGGACAAGCCGAGTTCTATCCGCTCGATGTTCGCGACACCAATGCCTGTAACGGACTCGTCGCGACCGTTGAGAAGAAGTATGGTGCAATCGATTCGGTGATCGCAAACGCAGGTATCGCCCATAGAGTTCCTCTCGATGAATTGACGGACGAGAAGTGGGATCTCACGATGGATATCGACCTGAAAGGCGTCTTTCGCATCATTCGCGCAGCGTTGCCGGGAATGAAGCAGAGGAAATCGGGAAGCATCGTGGCTGTATCTTCCATCATGGGCGTCGCCTACGGATGGGATGAACATGCACACTACTCGGCGGCAAAAGCTGGCGTAGTGGGTCTGGTACGCGGCCTCGCCGTCGAGCTGGGACGCCACGGGATCCGCGTCAATGGCCTCGCCCCTGGGTTCATCCGTACTGCGCAGGCACTGTCTGAGCAGCATTCGAAAGGAGAGGCAGGCCTTCAGGCTGTGTCGGCGTCAATCCCGCTCGGCCGTGTCGGTGAGCCGGAAGACATGGCGGATGTCATTACGTTCATGGTGTCGGATAAAGCCCGGTATCTCACGGGACAGACGATTATGGTCGATGGCGGCTTGGCCATCCAGAGCCATTAG
- a CDS encoding c-type cytochrome, producing MLKRILIGVAAVLLIGVIGAFYFAWRPTIAPISPPVPSAFARELVMRGEVLAAAGFCAECHTAKGGRPFAGGYAMRTGFGTVYSTNITPDPETGIGTWSEEAFRRAMQEGVARDGSHLFPAFPYDHFTRMSDADISALYAYFMTREPVNASAQENTLPFPLGIRALQAGWKLLFFRPGRFETQPARGPQWNRGAYLAEGISHCSACHTPRNGLGAEERGHAYSGAAVDNWLAPPLTKANPSPVPWTQKELFAYLRTGISRFHGTVMGPMSPVVHKGLAKLPDSDIEALAVYFADINDAAGRGSEVQPAIQRALVVDRGGRGQQYDPAVRLYTAACASCHYNGGNGPHPLRPDLAIVSAVSLSDPTNLIQVIFYGVGAQEGAPGVVMPGFIHGFSDADVARIAAYLRATHTNLAPWPDLEKKVAAIRAQGRGQE from the coding sequence ATGCTCAAGCGGATTCTTATCGGTGTGGCGGCTGTTCTGCTCATCGGAGTCATCGGCGCTTTTTATTTTGCCTGGCGACCAACGATTGCGCCGATTTCGCCGCCCGTCCCATCCGCCTTTGCACGTGAACTTGTCATGCGCGGCGAAGTGCTGGCCGCAGCTGGTTTTTGCGCGGAGTGTCACACGGCGAAGGGCGGCCGCCCCTTCGCTGGCGGCTATGCGATGCGGACAGGATTTGGCACCGTCTATTCGACGAACATCACCCCCGATCCGGAGACGGGAATCGGTACATGGTCCGAGGAGGCCTTTCGCCGGGCCATGCAAGAAGGGGTGGCGCGCGACGGATCGCATCTGTTTCCCGCATTTCCGTATGACCATTTCACCAGGATGTCGGATGCCGACATTTCGGCGCTCTACGCCTATTTCATGACTCGGGAGCCGGTCAACGCATCGGCGCAGGAAAATACGTTGCCATTCCCGCTAGGCATCCGCGCCTTGCAGGCTGGGTGGAAATTGCTGTTTTTCCGACCAGGCCGGTTCGAGACGCAGCCGGCGCGTGGGCCGCAATGGAATCGGGGCGCCTACCTCGCCGAAGGCATCAGTCATTGCAGCGCCTGTCACACGCCGCGCAACGGCCTGGGCGCCGAAGAGCGCGGACATGCCTATTCGGGTGCCGCGGTTGACAACTGGCTGGCTCCGCCACTGACAAAGGCCAACCCTTCACCCGTACCGTGGACGCAGAAGGAGCTCTTTGCCTATTTGCGCACCGGCATCAGCCGCTTTCACGGCACAGTGATGGGTCCGATGTCACCCGTCGTTCACAAGGGTCTCGCCAAACTGCCTGATTCCGACATCGAGGCGCTCGCTGTCTATTTTGCCGATATCAATGATGCCGCTGGGCGCGGCTCAGAAGTCCAGCCCGCGATCCAGCGAGCGCTTGTTGTTGACCGGGGCGGCCGTGGACAGCAATACGATCCCGCTGTGAGGCTCTACACGGCCGCCTGCGCATCCTGTCATTACAACGGCGGCAACGGCCCACATCCACTTCGCCCGGATCTCGCGATCGTCAGCGCGGTGAGCTTGTCAGATCCAACCAATCTGATCCAGGTCATCTTCTACGGAGTCGGCGCGCAGGAAGGCGCGCCTGGCGTCGTGATGCCGGGATTTATTCATGGATTCAGTGATGCAGACGTCGCGCGGATCGCTGCCTATCTTCGCGCGACGCACACCAACCTCGCACCTTGGCCCGATCTCGAGAAAAAAGTTGCCGCCATACGTGCGCAAGGCCGTGGGCAAGAGTGA